Proteins encoded by one window of Melanotaenia boesemani isolate fMelBoe1 chromosome 10, fMelBoe1.pri, whole genome shotgun sequence:
- the acanb gene encoding aggrecan core protein isoform X1 codes for MTPLLLLCVFLPIISATISFGEHNDMDGTLRVSIPWEKPPRPLLGREVVVPCYFQDNTVNDPGAPTITPLSHRIKWSYITKGKVATILTASEGMVHVETEYLDRVTLVNYPQVPTDATMKLTELRSKDSGTYRCEVTHGIEDNYDSVDIQVQGIVFHYRAISTRYTLTFEKAKAACIQNSATIATPAQLQAAYDDGYHQCDAGWLSDQTVRYPIHEPRERCYGDKETFPGVRTYGIRDVNETYDVYCFAEKLSGRVFYSMSVEKFTFYEAQDQCTKLGARLATTGELYLAWKDGMDVCNAGWLADRSVRYPINVARPQCGGGLLGVRTVYLFPNQTGYPYPDSRYDAICFQAGEDEGAVPGRTTPFPDIISITSGPQLYQDLTTPSQEIKFGGLETLPPLPVPPSVTDSYTKVTPVIGDPGLGLTDEDVAMAPTGVVFHYRPITGRYTLTFLEAALACQSIGAVIASPQQLQAAFEKGLHQCDAGWLRDQSVRYPIVSPRQNCAGNLPYLPGVRSYGLRPATERYDVFCYVERLRGEVFFTSDYDSFSYEEAVQHCQKLNTTLATPGQLYAAWNQGFDKCRPGWLMDRSVRYPIATPRAQCGGGQVGVHIIYAFPNQTGFPDEHSRYDAYCFRAETPVVRAENQTRVHVQILTEVINKTTATIDHFVPPGNDKTIADYNKTETRTNKTEIEFINMTTISTQQVAPTVPVDVSGSGSAEHSGSGETSGESGMSSSRGETSGSGQGITFSGHTDVYSGDQSASGGQKEAEGGSTVIYTSGDEGSTSGSGVGSDGRHSGFISGSGFTSGAESISSSGEEPVIIIVEEKVKLVETHPTVTSQELGQGGIDIREGLSSVSGSGEMSGSGSGSGSGGFSGISYVHHSGIDLTVQQSQEQEVSGYHPIESGFHSGLPSGFPSGLSVSGSASGDSSQHPDDIIYLPDQGIRVTVPPLEKHPEQGRGELEVSGEISGSGILREFSGTLYTSGSGVPHDRLVAMTTATAYTSPTTAPSVSFTTPATVEQPKVMEDPCDPNPCGAGSCYVQGDLAVCQCPNGFTGEDCATPMQGCPEGWMEFRGSCYFHFEDRLTWSEAEQHCRELNSHLVSISSEEEQQFVNSNNQNYQWIGLNDKDVQNEFHWTDGTPLTFVNWRPNQPDSYFGSEEDCVVMIWHEAGQWNDVPCNYHLPFTCKIQPVMCGAPPEVEHAQPMGSSRERFPVDSIVRYQCDAGYTQRHLPVIHCMSNGQWEKPVVECTEAGASSNRLHKRSLRRRSKGVSSQQEHRKPL; via the exons TTCCAGGACAACACTGTCAACGACCCCGGAGCACCCACCATCACCCCACTCTCCCACCGTATCAAATGGTCCTACATCACTAAGGGGAAAGTTGCCACAATCTTGACAGCATCAGAGGGGATGGTTCATGTGGAGACAGAGTATCTGGACAGAGTGACGCTGGTCAACTACCCGCAGGTTCCTACAGATGCCACTATGAAACTGACAGAGCTGAGGTCCAAAGATTCTGGTACCTACCGCTGTGAGGTGACGCATGGCATTGAGGATAACTACGACTCTGTGGACATCCAGGTTCAAG GTATTGTCTTCCACTACCGTGCCATCTCCACCCGCTACACCCTGACATTTGAGAAAGCCAAAGCTGCCTGTATCCAGAACAGTGCCACCATTGCCACTCCGGCCCAGCTTCAGGCTGCTTACGATGATGGATACCACCAGTGTGATGCTGGATGGCTTTCTGATCAGACTGTCAG ATACCCCATCCATGAGCCCCGGGAGCGTTGCTATGGAGACAAGGAAACCTTTCCAGGAGTAAGAACATATGGTATTAGAGACGTTAATGAGACCTATGACGTCTACTGCTTTGCTGAGAAGTTGTCAG GCAGAGTCTTTTACTCCATGTCTGTAGAAAAGTTTACCTTCTATGAAGCACAAGATCAGTGTACCAAACTCGGTGCCAGGCTGGCCACCACAGGAGAGCTTTACCTTGCCTGGAAGGATGGCATGGATGTGTGTAACGCTGGTTGGCTGGCCGACAGAAGCGTACGCTACCCAATCAACGTTGCCAGGCCTCAGTGCGGAGGGGGGCTCCTGGGAGTGAGAACCGTCTACTTGTTCCCAAACCAGACAGGATACCCCTACCCAGACTCTCGCTACGATGCAATCTGCTTTCAAG ctggtgaagatgaaggtgctGTGCCTGGGAGGACCACACCTTTTCCAGACATTATTAGTATCACATCTGGCCCTCAGCTCTACCAAGACTTAACTACTCCATCTCAGGAGATCAAATTCGGAGGATTAGAAACTCTTCCCCCACTGCCTGTTCCACCCAGTGTGACAGACTCTTATACCAAAGTAACTCCTGTGATAGGTGATCCTGGACTGGGACTGACAGATGAAGATGTAGCCATGGCTCCCACAG GTGTGGTGTTCCACTACCGTCCCATCACTGGTCGGTATACTCTGACCTTCTTGGAGGCTGCGTTGGCTTGTCAGAGTATTGGGGCAGTCATTGCCAGCCCTCAGCAGCTGCAGGCAGCCTTTGAGAAAGGCCTGCACCAATGTGACGCTGGCTGGCTGCGAGACCAATCTGTCCG GTATCCAATTGTGTCACCAAGACAAAACTGTGCTGGTAACTTGCCGTACCTCCCAGGAGTCAGGTCCTATGGACTGAGACCAGCCACAGAGCGCTACGATGTGTTTTGTTATGTGGAACGTTTGAGAG GTGAGGTCTTCTTCACCAGTGACTATGACAGCTTCTCCTATGAGGAGGCTGTGCAGCACTGTCAGAAACTCAACACCACACTGGCCACCCCTGGGCAATTGTACGCTGCCTGGAATCAAGGTTTTGACAAGTGCCGCCCAGGCTGGCTGATGGACCGCAGTGTCCGTTACCCTATCGCCACCCCCAGGGCTCAATGTGGAGGCGGCCAAGTTGGAGTCCACATTATCTACGCCTTCCCCAACCAGACGGGATTCCCTGATGAGCACTCTCGCTATGATGCCTACTGTTTCAGAG CTGAAACTCCTGTTGTCCGTGCAGAAAACCAAACCAGAGTACATGTGCAGATACTGACTGAGGTTATCAACAAGACAACAGCTACAATCGATCACTTTGTCCCCCCTG GAAACGATAAAACAATTGCTGATTACAATAAAACGGAAACcagaacaaataaaactgaaatagaGTTCATCAACATGACAACCATCTCAACTCAGCAAGTGGCTCCTACAG TTCCAGTTGATGTGTCGGGATCTGGTTCAGCTGAACATTCAGGCAGTGGTGAGACTTCCGGAGAGTCCGGCATGTCAAGCTCCAGAGGTGAAACATCTGGGTCGGGGCAAGGCATCACCTTCAGCGGACACACCGATGTCTATTCCGGAGACCAGTCTGCCTCTGGTGGTCAAAAGGAAGCAGAGGGGGGAAGTACTGTTATCTATACGTCTGGAGATGAGGGTAGTACATCTGGATCTGGAGTGGGGTCTGACGGACGGCATTCAGGCTTCATATCAGGATCAGGTTTTACCAGTGGAGCCGAGAGCATTAGCAGTAGCGGTGAAGAACCGGTGATCATTATAGTGGAGGAAAAGGTGAAGTTAGTGGAGACCCACCCAACGGTCACTAGTCAGGAACTAGGCCAAGGAGGAATCGATATTAGAGAGGGGCTATCAAGTGTTTCTGGATCAGGAGAAATGTCTGGGTCTGGGTCTGGGTCTGGGTCTGGTGGATTTTCTGGCATTTCATATGTCCACCACAGTGGCATTGACCTGACAGTCCAACAATCTCAAGAGCAAGAAGTGTCTGGATATCATCCCATTGAATCAGGATTCCACAGTGGTCTTCCTAGTGGTTTTCCATCTGGTCTTTCAGTCAGTGGCTCTGCCTCTGGAGACTCTTCCCAACATCCTGATGACATCATCTACTTGCCTGATCAAGGGATTAGAGTGACTGTACCACCACTAGAAAAACATCCCGAACAGGGCAGGGGGGAGTTGGAGGTAAGCGGGGAAATCAGTGGGTCAGGGATCCTCCGTGAATTCAGTGGCACCTTATATACATCAGGAAGTGGAGTTCCTCATGACAGACTTGTTGCTATGACAACTGCTACAGCCTACACCAGCCCAACCACAGCACCATCAGTGTCATTCACAACTCCTGCTACTGTGGAGCAGCCTAAAGTAATGGAAG ACCCCTGTGATCCAAACCCCTGTGGTGCAGGTTCGTGTTATGTGCAGGGAGATCTAGCAGTGTGTCAGTGTCCAAACGGCTTCACTGGAGAAGACTGCGCAACGC CGATGCAGGGCTGTCCTGAGGGCTGGATGGAGTTCAGGGGAAGCTGTTACTTCCACTTTGAGGATAGGCTCACCTGGTCTGAGGCAGAGCAACACTGTCGGGAGCTCAATTCCCACCTGGTCAGCATCAGCTCTGAGGAAGAGCAACAGTTTGTCAACT CCAATAATCAAAACTACCAGTGGATTGGACTTAATGACAAAGATGTACAGAATGAATTTCACTGGACGGATGGCACCCCTCTG ACTTTTGTAAACTGGAGGCCCAACCAGCCAGATAGCTATTTTGGCTCTGAAGAGGATTGTGTGGTGATGATCTGGCATGAGGCCGGGCAATGGAATGATGTGCCCTGCAATTACCACCTTCCCTTCACCTGCAAGATTCAACCTG tcaTGTGTGGAGCTCCTCCCGAGGTGGAACACGCCCAGCCAATGGGCAGCAGCAGAGAACGCTTCCCTGTTGACTCTATAGTCCGCTACCAGTGTGATGCAGGCTACACACAGCGCCACCTGCCTGTCATACACTGTATGTCAAATGGGCAGTGGGAAAAGCCAGTGGTGGAGTGCACAGAAG CCGGAGCCAGCAGTAACAGGCTACACAAAAGGTCCCTCAGGAGAAGAAGTAAAGGTGTCAGCAGCCAACAGGAACACAGGAAACCGCTCTGA
- the acanb gene encoding aggrecan core protein isoform X2, with protein sequence MLCTSPKAKAACIQNSATIATPAQLQAAYDDGYHQCDAGWLSDQTVRYPIHEPRERCYGDKETFPGVRTYGIRDVNETYDVYCFAEKLSGRVFYSMSVEKFTFYEAQDQCTKLGARLATTGELYLAWKDGMDVCNAGWLADRSVRYPINVARPQCGGGLLGVRTVYLFPNQTGYPYPDSRYDAICFQAGEDEGAVPGRTTPFPDIISITSGPQLYQDLTTPSQEIKFGGLETLPPLPVPPSVTDSYTKVTPVIGDPGLGLTDEDVAMAPTGVVFHYRPITGRYTLTFLEAALACQSIGAVIASPQQLQAAFEKGLHQCDAGWLRDQSVRYPIVSPRQNCAGNLPYLPGVRSYGLRPATERYDVFCYVERLRGEVFFTSDYDSFSYEEAVQHCQKLNTTLATPGQLYAAWNQGFDKCRPGWLMDRSVRYPIATPRAQCGGGQVGVHIIYAFPNQTGFPDEHSRYDAYCFRAETPVVRAENQTRVHVQILTEVINKTTATIDHFVPPGNDKTIADYNKTETRTNKTEIEFINMTTISTQQVAPTVPVDVSGSGSAEHSGSGETSGESGMSSSRGETSGSGQGITFSGHTDVYSGDQSASGGQKEAEGGSTVIYTSGDEGSTSGSGVGSDGRHSGFISGSGFTSGAESISSSGEEPVIIIVEEKVKLVETHPTVTSQELGQGGIDIREGLSSVSGSGEMSGSGSGSGSGGFSGISYVHHSGIDLTVQQSQEQEVSGYHPIESGFHSGLPSGFPSGLSVSGSASGDSSQHPDDIIYLPDQGIRVTVPPLEKHPEQGRGELEVSGEISGSGILREFSGTLYTSGSGVPHDRLVAMTTATAYTSPTTAPSVSFTTPATVEQPKVMEDPCDPNPCGAGSCYVQGDLAVCQCPNGFTGEDCATPMQGCPEGWMEFRGSCYFHFEDRLTWSEAEQHCRELNSHLVSISSEEEQQFVNSNNQNYQWIGLNDKDVQNEFHWTDGTPLTFVNWRPNQPDSYFGSEEDCVVMIWHEAGQWNDVPCNYHLPFTCKIQPVMCGAPPEVEHAQPMGSSRERFPVDSIVRYQCDAGYTQRHLPVIHCMSNGQWEKPVVECTEAGASSNRLHKRSLRRRSKGVSSQQEHRKPL encoded by the exons AAAGCCAAAGCTGCCTGTATCCAGAACAGTGCCACCATTGCCACTCCGGCCCAGCTTCAGGCTGCTTACGATGATGGATACCACCAGTGTGATGCTGGATGGCTTTCTGATCAGACTGTCAG ATACCCCATCCATGAGCCCCGGGAGCGTTGCTATGGAGACAAGGAAACCTTTCCAGGAGTAAGAACATATGGTATTAGAGACGTTAATGAGACCTATGACGTCTACTGCTTTGCTGAGAAGTTGTCAG GCAGAGTCTTTTACTCCATGTCTGTAGAAAAGTTTACCTTCTATGAAGCACAAGATCAGTGTACCAAACTCGGTGCCAGGCTGGCCACCACAGGAGAGCTTTACCTTGCCTGGAAGGATGGCATGGATGTGTGTAACGCTGGTTGGCTGGCCGACAGAAGCGTACGCTACCCAATCAACGTTGCCAGGCCTCAGTGCGGAGGGGGGCTCCTGGGAGTGAGAACCGTCTACTTGTTCCCAAACCAGACAGGATACCCCTACCCAGACTCTCGCTACGATGCAATCTGCTTTCAAG ctggtgaagatgaaggtgctGTGCCTGGGAGGACCACACCTTTTCCAGACATTATTAGTATCACATCTGGCCCTCAGCTCTACCAAGACTTAACTACTCCATCTCAGGAGATCAAATTCGGAGGATTAGAAACTCTTCCCCCACTGCCTGTTCCACCCAGTGTGACAGACTCTTATACCAAAGTAACTCCTGTGATAGGTGATCCTGGACTGGGACTGACAGATGAAGATGTAGCCATGGCTCCCACAG GTGTGGTGTTCCACTACCGTCCCATCACTGGTCGGTATACTCTGACCTTCTTGGAGGCTGCGTTGGCTTGTCAGAGTATTGGGGCAGTCATTGCCAGCCCTCAGCAGCTGCAGGCAGCCTTTGAGAAAGGCCTGCACCAATGTGACGCTGGCTGGCTGCGAGACCAATCTGTCCG GTATCCAATTGTGTCACCAAGACAAAACTGTGCTGGTAACTTGCCGTACCTCCCAGGAGTCAGGTCCTATGGACTGAGACCAGCCACAGAGCGCTACGATGTGTTTTGTTATGTGGAACGTTTGAGAG GTGAGGTCTTCTTCACCAGTGACTATGACAGCTTCTCCTATGAGGAGGCTGTGCAGCACTGTCAGAAACTCAACACCACACTGGCCACCCCTGGGCAATTGTACGCTGCCTGGAATCAAGGTTTTGACAAGTGCCGCCCAGGCTGGCTGATGGACCGCAGTGTCCGTTACCCTATCGCCACCCCCAGGGCTCAATGTGGAGGCGGCCAAGTTGGAGTCCACATTATCTACGCCTTCCCCAACCAGACGGGATTCCCTGATGAGCACTCTCGCTATGATGCCTACTGTTTCAGAG CTGAAACTCCTGTTGTCCGTGCAGAAAACCAAACCAGAGTACATGTGCAGATACTGACTGAGGTTATCAACAAGACAACAGCTACAATCGATCACTTTGTCCCCCCTG GAAACGATAAAACAATTGCTGATTACAATAAAACGGAAACcagaacaaataaaactgaaatagaGTTCATCAACATGACAACCATCTCAACTCAGCAAGTGGCTCCTACAG TTCCAGTTGATGTGTCGGGATCTGGTTCAGCTGAACATTCAGGCAGTGGTGAGACTTCCGGAGAGTCCGGCATGTCAAGCTCCAGAGGTGAAACATCTGGGTCGGGGCAAGGCATCACCTTCAGCGGACACACCGATGTCTATTCCGGAGACCAGTCTGCCTCTGGTGGTCAAAAGGAAGCAGAGGGGGGAAGTACTGTTATCTATACGTCTGGAGATGAGGGTAGTACATCTGGATCTGGAGTGGGGTCTGACGGACGGCATTCAGGCTTCATATCAGGATCAGGTTTTACCAGTGGAGCCGAGAGCATTAGCAGTAGCGGTGAAGAACCGGTGATCATTATAGTGGAGGAAAAGGTGAAGTTAGTGGAGACCCACCCAACGGTCACTAGTCAGGAACTAGGCCAAGGAGGAATCGATATTAGAGAGGGGCTATCAAGTGTTTCTGGATCAGGAGAAATGTCTGGGTCTGGGTCTGGGTCTGGGTCTGGTGGATTTTCTGGCATTTCATATGTCCACCACAGTGGCATTGACCTGACAGTCCAACAATCTCAAGAGCAAGAAGTGTCTGGATATCATCCCATTGAATCAGGATTCCACAGTGGTCTTCCTAGTGGTTTTCCATCTGGTCTTTCAGTCAGTGGCTCTGCCTCTGGAGACTCTTCCCAACATCCTGATGACATCATCTACTTGCCTGATCAAGGGATTAGAGTGACTGTACCACCACTAGAAAAACATCCCGAACAGGGCAGGGGGGAGTTGGAGGTAAGCGGGGAAATCAGTGGGTCAGGGATCCTCCGTGAATTCAGTGGCACCTTATATACATCAGGAAGTGGAGTTCCTCATGACAGACTTGTTGCTATGACAACTGCTACAGCCTACACCAGCCCAACCACAGCACCATCAGTGTCATTCACAACTCCTGCTACTGTGGAGCAGCCTAAAGTAATGGAAG ACCCCTGTGATCCAAACCCCTGTGGTGCAGGTTCGTGTTATGTGCAGGGAGATCTAGCAGTGTGTCAGTGTCCAAACGGCTTCACTGGAGAAGACTGCGCAACGC CGATGCAGGGCTGTCCTGAGGGCTGGATGGAGTTCAGGGGAAGCTGTTACTTCCACTTTGAGGATAGGCTCACCTGGTCTGAGGCAGAGCAACACTGTCGGGAGCTCAATTCCCACCTGGTCAGCATCAGCTCTGAGGAAGAGCAACAGTTTGTCAACT CCAATAATCAAAACTACCAGTGGATTGGACTTAATGACAAAGATGTACAGAATGAATTTCACTGGACGGATGGCACCCCTCTG ACTTTTGTAAACTGGAGGCCCAACCAGCCAGATAGCTATTTTGGCTCTGAAGAGGATTGTGTGGTGATGATCTGGCATGAGGCCGGGCAATGGAATGATGTGCCCTGCAATTACCACCTTCCCTTCACCTGCAAGATTCAACCTG tcaTGTGTGGAGCTCCTCCCGAGGTGGAACACGCCCAGCCAATGGGCAGCAGCAGAGAACGCTTCCCTGTTGACTCTATAGTCCGCTACCAGTGTGATGCAGGCTACACACAGCGCCACCTGCCTGTCATACACTGTATGTCAAATGGGCAGTGGGAAAAGCCAGTGGTGGAGTGCACAGAAG CCGGAGCCAGCAGTAACAGGCTACACAAAAGGTCCCTCAGGAGAAGAAGTAAAGGTGTCAGCAGCCAACAGGAACACAGGAAACCGCTCTGA